The Salinibaculum sp. SYNS191 genome has a window encoding:
- a CDS encoding cold-shock protein: MANGTVDFFNDTGGYGFIETEDADEDVFFHMEDVGGPDLEEGQEVEFDIEEAEKGPRATNVTRL, translated from the coding sequence ATGGCAAACGGTACGGTTGACTTCTTCAACGACACGGGCGGTTACGGTTTCATCGAGACTGAGGACGCGGACGAGGACGTATTCTTCCACATGGAAGACGTCGGCGGCCCTGACCTCGAAGAGGGACAAGAAGTCGAGTTCGACATCGAAGAGGCAGAGAAAGGACCGCGCGCGACCAACGTCACGCGCCTGTAA
- a CDS encoding pyridoxamine 5'-phosphate oxidase family protein — protein sequence MSVPATVAERIRGEPLSAFLATAVDDRPHVAPVWYLFDEEAESVWFFTDGRKLENVEANPRVALAIEEQGADGWVVLLRGTATVVTDGERRDEVADRLFVQYLGDPDADTFRTAGGEPTGELVRVDVGSVTFREQ from the coding sequence ATGAGCGTGCCCGCGACCGTCGCAGAGCGTATCAGGGGCGAACCGCTTTCGGCGTTTCTCGCGACCGCAGTCGACGACAGGCCACACGTCGCGCCCGTCTGGTATCTCTTCGACGAGGAGGCCGAGTCGGTCTGGTTCTTCACCGACGGGCGGAAACTGGAGAACGTCGAGGCGAACCCGCGCGTCGCCCTCGCAATCGAGGAACAGGGCGCGGACGGCTGGGTCGTGTTGCTCCGGGGCACGGCGACTGTCGTCACCGACGGGGAGCGACGCGACGAGGTCGCCGACCGCCTGTTCGTGCAGTATCTCGGCGACCCGGACGCGGACACGTTCCGGACCGCGGGTGGCGAGCCGACGGGCGAACTCGTCCGTGTGGACGTGGGCTCGGTCACGTTCCGCGAGCAGTAG
- a CDS encoding HAD family hydrolase, giving the protein MSRSWRGVFWDIGGVILDPASIKRGRELFVAGLSAKFDLDMTETLRIWDRELGEYFRGRENRTFRPAYRGYHRTAKAVVGERVSVDEWLPLVIQSAHVGFEPVDGVAETLATLADEGYYLGVISDIDAWEAEFILTSFGLRQYFDHVTTSSEVGRTKPAPEMFRTALSKSPVGPDEALYVGDRYENDMRGGHRAGLTTVAFGGTAASRASEEEGVVDFRLDDIRELLDVLDVG; this is encoded by the coding sequence ATGTCTCGGTCGTGGCGCGGCGTGTTCTGGGATATCGGCGGCGTCATCCTGGACCCGGCGTCTATCAAGCGGGGTCGGGAGCTGTTCGTCGCGGGGCTGTCGGCGAAGTTCGACCTCGACATGACCGAGACGCTCCGCATCTGGGACAGAGAACTCGGCGAGTACTTCCGCGGCCGCGAGAACCGCACCTTCCGGCCGGCCTACAGGGGGTACCACCGCACTGCGAAGGCCGTGGTCGGCGAGCGCGTGTCCGTCGACGAGTGGCTGCCGCTGGTGATTCAGTCGGCGCACGTCGGCTTCGAACCGGTCGACGGCGTCGCCGAAACGCTGGCCACGCTCGCTGACGAGGGCTACTACCTCGGCGTCATCAGCGACATCGACGCCTGGGAGGCCGAGTTCATCCTCACCTCGTTCGGCCTGCGACAGTACTTCGACCACGTGACGACGTCGTCGGAGGTCGGCCGGACGAAACCCGCGCCGGAGATGTTCCGGACGGCCCTCTCGAAGTCCCCCGTCGGCCCCGACGAGGCGCTCTACGTCGGAGACCGCTACGAGAACGACATGCGAGGCGGACACCGCGCGGGCCTGACGACGGTCGCCTTCGGCGGTACCGCCGCCTCCCGCGCGAGCGAAGAGGAGGGCGTCGTGGACTTCCGTCTCGACGACATCAGGGAGCTACTGGACGTCCTCGACGTCGGGTGA
- a CDS encoding winged helix-turn-helix domain-containing protein, whose translation MAEPNSGSWTESTSGRERVRHVVELLDEPTPVQEIADRAAVSRATADDELQRLQSDDWVTEMTVGGTKAYDLNPVRMLFDEVTDLIEAHSRDELESQLTELKEEQEELAAEYDVSSLDEFREQLAGGDLSAAELRERRNVIATWEAINTELGLVKHALQLYDDVIELSSPRTDSPRHSPDGRFPR comes from the coding sequence ATGGCTGAGCCGAACTCGGGGTCGTGGACGGAGAGTACGAGCGGGCGTGAGCGCGTCCGGCACGTCGTGGAGTTGCTGGACGAACCAACGCCGGTACAGGAGATCGCGGACCGGGCAGCGGTCTCGCGCGCGACAGCCGACGACGAACTCCAGCGACTGCAGAGCGACGACTGGGTCACGGAAATGACTGTCGGCGGGACGAAAGCCTACGATCTGAACCCGGTCCGGATGCTCTTCGACGAGGTGACTGACCTGATCGAGGCACACTCGCGTGACGAACTGGAGAGTCAGCTCACGGAACTGAAAGAAGAACAGGAAGAGTTGGCTGCGGAGTACGACGTCAGTTCGCTCGACGAGTTTCGGGAGCAACTCGCGGGCGGGGACCTATCGGCTGCGGAGCTCCGTGAGCGCCGCAACGTGATCGCTACGTGGGAAGCAATCAACACGGAACTCGGACTCGTGAAGCACGCACTCCAACTGTATGATGACGTCATCGAACTCTCGTCACCGCGGACTGACT